In a single window of the Streptomyces sp. NBC_00353 genome:
- a CDS encoding DUF4307 domain-containing protein: MTAVREALPEGRYGRSADERADRKLRIIGSVLGVALLGVVGWIGYGYVAGQGISAEVIKFKIASDDRVDVHLEVRKDRDAKGYCTLRSQRVDGDDVARKDIRFDDRSDRIDRIVSLRTTSRATSVELLGCTADGGASR, from the coding sequence ATGACTGCGGTGCGTGAAGCACTTCCGGAGGGCCGCTACGGCCGCTCCGCGGACGAGCGCGCGGACCGCAAGCTCAGAATCATCGGCTCGGTGCTGGGCGTCGCGCTGCTCGGCGTGGTCGGCTGGATCGGTTACGGCTACGTGGCGGGCCAGGGGATCAGCGCCGAGGTGATCAAGTTCAAGATCGCCTCGGACGACCGGGTCGACGTCCACCTGGAGGTTCGCAAGGACCGGGACGCGAAGGGCTACTGCACGCTCCGCTCGCAGCGCGTGGACGGCGACGACGTGGCCCGCAAGGACATCCGGTTCGACGACCGCTCCGACCGGATCGACCGGATCGTCTCGTTGCGTACGACGTCGCGGGCGACCAGCGTGGAGCTGCTGGGCTGCACCGCCGACGGCGGGGCGTCGCGTTGA
- the greA gene encoding transcription elongation factor GreA, translating to MTQTSENVTWLTQEAYNQLKAELEYLSGPARTEIAVKIAAAREEGDLRENGGYHAAKEEQGKMELRVRQLTQLLEHAKVGEAPADDGVVEPGMVVTIAFDGDLDDTMTFLLASREYASADIETYSPQSPLGSGVNGKKMGEDAEYELPNGKKASVKILEAKPYTG from the coding sequence GTGACCCAGACCAGCGAAAACGTCACCTGGCTCACGCAGGAGGCGTACAACCAGCTCAAGGCCGAGCTGGAGTACCTGTCTGGTCCCGCGCGCACGGAGATCGCCGTAAAGATCGCGGCGGCCCGTGAGGAGGGTGACCTCCGGGAGAACGGCGGGTACCACGCGGCCAAGGAGGAGCAGGGCAAGATGGAGTTGCGGGTGCGCCAGCTCACCCAGCTCCTGGAGCATGCGAAGGTCGGCGAGGCCCCCGCCGACGACGGCGTGGTCGAGCCCGGCATGGTCGTCACCATCGCGTTCGACGGCGATCTCGACGACACCATGACGTTCCTGCTCGCCTCCCGCGAGTACGCGAGCGCGGACATCGAGACGTACTCCCCGCAGTCCCCGCTCGGTTCCGGCGTGAACGGCAAGAAGATGGGCGAGGACGCCGAGTACGAGCTGCCGAACGGCAAGAAGGCCTCGGTGAAGATCCTCGAGGCGAAGCCGTACACGGGCTGA
- a CDS encoding ABC transporter permease, whose translation MTATTETLHIAAPRPGGSLGRSVRDSLVVARRNLIRMTRIPEMVIFGLIQPIMFVVLFSYVFGGSMMIGGSTSPADYRNFLMAGIFAQTVTFATAGAGIADDMHKGLIDRFRSLPMARGAVLTGRTLADLVQTTLTLVVLAVVALLVGWRTEENAGKVLGGFALLLLLGYAFSWIGALIGLSVRTPEAATSGGLIWLFPVTFISNAFVPTENMASWLQPIAEWNPFSATVQACRELFGNPGVSPSDAWPMEHPVWASLIWSVLIIAVFRTLAVRKYRSAAA comes from the coding sequence ATGACTGCCACGACGGAAACGCTGCACATCGCTGCCCCCCGCCCGGGCGGCTCCCTGGGCCGGTCGGTCCGCGACTCCCTCGTCGTCGCCCGGCGCAACCTGATCAGGATGACCCGGATCCCCGAGATGGTCATCTTCGGGCTGATCCAGCCGATCATGTTCGTGGTGCTGTTCAGCTACGTCTTCGGCGGCTCGATGATGATCGGCGGTTCCACCAGCCCCGCCGACTACCGCAACTTCCTGATGGCGGGCATCTTCGCCCAGACCGTGACCTTCGCCACCGCCGGCGCCGGTATCGCGGACGACATGCACAAGGGCCTCATCGACCGGTTCCGCTCGCTGCCCATGGCGCGCGGTGCGGTGCTCACCGGCCGTACGCTCGCCGACCTCGTCCAGACGACGCTCACCCTGGTCGTCCTCGCGGTCGTCGCCCTGCTGGTCGGCTGGCGCACCGAGGAGAACGCCGGCAAGGTGCTCGGCGGCTTCGCGCTGCTGCTCCTGCTGGGCTACGCCTTCTCCTGGATCGGGGCACTGATCGGTCTCTCGGTCCGCACCCCCGAAGCGGCCACCTCGGGCGGCCTCATCTGGCTCTTCCCGGTCACGTTCATTTCGAACGCCTTCGTGCCCACCGAGAACATGGCGAGCTGGCTCCAGCCGATCGCCGAATGGAACCCGTTCAGCGCGACCGTGCAGGCCTGCCGCGAGCTCTTCGGGAACCCGGGCGTCTCACCGTCCGACGCCTGGCCGATGGAACATCCCGTCTGGGCCTCGCTGATCTGGTCCGTGCTGATCATCGCGGTCTTCCGGACGCTGGCGGTCCGCAAGTACCGCTCGGCGGCCGCCTGA
- a CDS encoding ATP-binding cassette domain-containing protein encodes MPGAIHAEGLVKTFGDVRALGGVDLDVPEGTVLGLLGPNGAGKTTAVRVLTTLLRPDSGRAVVAGIDVLKRPDDVRRSIGLSGQFAAVDEYLTGRENLQMVGQLYQMSRRDAKARAGQLLERFNLADAADRPTKTYSGGMRRRLDLAAALVVSPPVMFMDEPTTGLDPRNRQQLWEVIEELVAGGTTLLLTTQYLEEADRLAHDICVIDHGLVIARGTSDQLKAQTGGERVEVVVHQPDQIDPARAVLAHLGKGEVTLTQHTRKLTVPVSGGAKLLAEIIRDLDSRGVEIDDIGLRRPTLDDVFLSLTGHVAELTETDDNGTVPRGRGAQTGRKAGQEAAK; translated from the coding sequence ATGCCAGGCGCCATCCATGCCGAAGGCCTGGTGAAGACCTTCGGCGATGTACGAGCACTCGGCGGTGTTGATCTCGACGTGCCGGAAGGCACGGTCCTGGGCCTCCTCGGCCCCAACGGGGCCGGCAAGACGACCGCCGTACGTGTCCTGACGACTCTGCTCCGGCCGGACAGCGGCAGGGCGGTCGTGGCGGGCATCGACGTACTGAAGAGACCCGACGACGTCCGCCGCTCGATCGGGCTCTCCGGCCAGTTCGCCGCGGTCGACGAGTATCTGACCGGCCGCGAGAACCTGCAGATGGTCGGTCAGCTCTACCAGATGAGCCGGCGCGACGCGAAGGCCCGGGCGGGGCAGCTGCTGGAACGGTTCAACCTCGCCGACGCGGCCGACCGGCCGACGAAGACGTACTCCGGAGGGATGCGCCGCCGCCTCGACCTGGCGGCGGCGCTCGTCGTCTCCCCGCCGGTGATGTTCATGGACGAGCCGACGACCGGCCTCGACCCGCGCAACCGGCAGCAGCTGTGGGAGGTCATCGAGGAACTCGTCGCAGGCGGCACGACGCTCCTGCTGACCACCCAGTACCTGGAGGAGGCCGACCGCCTGGCGCACGACATCTGCGTCATCGACCACGGCCTCGTCATCGCCCGCGGCACCTCCGACCAGCTCAAGGCCCAGACCGGCGGTGAGCGCGTCGAGGTCGTCGTCCACCAGCCCGACCAGATCGACCCGGCCCGGGCCGTCCTCGCCCACCTGGGCAAGGGCGAGGTCACCCTCACCCAGCACACCCGCAAACTGACCGTCCCGGTCTCCGGCGGCGCCAAACTGCTCGCCGAGATCATCCGGGACCTCGACTCCCGAGGGGTCGAGATCGACGACATCGGTCTGCGCCGCCCGACCCTCGACGACGTGTTCCTCTCGCTCACCGGTCATGTGGCCGAGCTGACGGAGACCGACGACAACGGGACCGTCCCCCGCGGACGCGGGGCGCAGACCGGCCGGAAGGCCGGACAGGAGGCCGCGAAATGA
- the ilvA gene encoding threonine ammonia-lyase, whose amino-acid sequence MNFRTPHPFPPVILDDVRGAQKMLSGVARVTAMEGSRHLSELVGAPVHFKCENLQRTGSFKLRGAYVRIAGLSPVERAAGVVAASAGNHAQGVALASALLGVRATVFMPIGAPLPKVAATREYGAQVRLHGQVVDETLAAAQEYAEETGAVFIHPFDHPDIIAGQGTVGLEILEQCPEVRTIVVGIGGGGLAAGIAVAVKAVRPDVRIVGVQAAGAACYPPSLAAGHPVAIDGLQTMADGIKVGRPGDVPFGLVQELVDEVRTVSEAELSSALLLCLERAKLVVEPAGASPVAALLSDPRSFRGPVVALLSGGNVDPLLMQRILTHGMASAGRYLSLRVRLTDRPGALAALLASLSVADANVLDIGHVRTDPRLGLTEVEVELHLETKGPAHCEEVTAALRQAGYEVTG is encoded by the coding sequence ATGAACTTCCGTACGCCCCATCCGTTTCCCCCAGTGATCCTCGACGATGTCCGGGGCGCGCAGAAGATGCTCTCCGGTGTGGCCCGGGTGACCGCGATGGAGGGCAGCCGCCATCTGTCGGAGCTGGTCGGCGCGCCGGTCCACTTCAAATGCGAGAACCTGCAGCGGACCGGTTCGTTCAAGCTGCGCGGCGCGTACGTAAGGATCGCCGGACTGTCCCCGGTGGAGCGGGCGGCCGGGGTCGTCGCCGCGAGCGCCGGAAACCATGCGCAGGGTGTCGCACTCGCCTCTGCGCTGCTGGGCGTACGGGCAACGGTCTTCATGCCGATCGGGGCGCCGCTGCCGAAGGTCGCCGCGACCCGCGAGTACGGCGCGCAGGTCAGGCTGCACGGCCAGGTCGTCGACGAGACGCTCGCCGCCGCCCAGGAGTACGCCGAGGAGACCGGCGCGGTCTTCATCCACCCCTTCGACCACCCGGACATCATTGCCGGTCAGGGCACCGTCGGCCTGGAGATCCTCGAACAGTGCCCCGAGGTCCGCACGATCGTCGTCGGGATCGGCGGCGGCGGTCTCGCCGCGGGCATCGCGGTGGCGGTGAAGGCCGTCCGGCCCGACGTGCGGATCGTCGGCGTCCAGGCGGCGGGCGCGGCCTGCTACCCGCCCTCCCTGGCGGCCGGCCACCCGGTGGCGATCGACGGACTGCAGACGATGGCGGACGGCATCAAGGTGGGGCGCCCGGGCGACGTGCCGTTCGGGCTCGTCCAGGAGCTGGTCGACGAGGTCCGTACGGTCTCCGAGGCCGAGCTGTCCAGCGCGCTGCTGCTCTGCCTGGAGCGGGCGAAACTAGTGGTGGAACCGGCCGGGGCGAGCCCCGTCGCGGCGCTGCTGAGCGACCCCCGGTCGTTCCGGGGGCCGGTGGTCGCGCTGCTGTCGGGCGGCAATGTGGACCCGCTGCTGATGCAGCGCATCCTGACCCACGGCATGGCGTCGGCCGGCCGTTACCTGAGCCTGCGGGTGCGGCTCACGGACCGCCCGGGCGCGCTGGCCGCCCTGCTCGCCTCGCTGTCCGTCGCGGACGCCAACGTCCTCGACATCGGCCATGTACGGACCGATCCGCGGCTCGGTCTCACCGAGGTGGAGGTCGAGCTGCACCTGGAGACCAAGGGGCCGGCCCACTGCGAGGAGGTCACCGCGGCGCTCCGGCAGGCGGGGTACGAGGTGACGGGCTGA
- a CDS encoding MarR family winged helix-turn-helix transcriptional regulator, translating to MPPQDMTTAASPSGGATPDSPGPDHLLDAMQHQVAVFARRAEQTRLGGVGQVRNSMDRAAYLLLNRLDREGPMGVKALAAGMGIDSSTVTRQVAPLVDTGLVKRTSHPEDGRAVVLQLSPRGQARLDEVRASRRELMSQVTQDWTAEERDAFCTLLTRFNAALAARQTHQPTTD from the coding sequence ATGCCCCCTCAGGACATGACGACAGCTGCGTCTCCTTCCGGGGGCGCCACCCCCGATTCCCCGGGTCCCGACCACCTTCTCGATGCTATGCAGCACCAGGTGGCCGTGTTCGCCCGCCGTGCCGAGCAGACCCGCCTCGGCGGTGTCGGCCAGGTCCGCAATTCCATGGACCGGGCCGCTTATCTGCTGCTCAACCGGTTGGACCGGGAAGGCCCGATGGGCGTCAAGGCACTGGCCGCGGGGATGGGGATCGACTCCTCGACCGTGACCCGCCAGGTCGCGCCGCTCGTCGACACCGGTCTGGTCAAGCGCACGTCGCACCCGGAGGACGGCCGCGCGGTCGTGCTCCAGCTGTCGCCGCGCGGGCAGGCCCGGCTCGACGAGGTGCGGGCATCTCGGCGGGAGCTGATGTCGCAGGTGACGCAGGACTGGACGGCGGAGGAACGGGACGCGTTCTGCACGCTGCTGACGCGGTTCAACGCGGCGCTGGCCGCACGGCAGACGCATCAGCCGACGACCGACTGA
- a CDS encoding sigma factor-like helix-turn-helix DNA-binding protein, which translates to MRERQAGPQRRRAQEFEAFVAGAAGRLLHTATLLTAEPSQPPGSNERALRLLTAALARTYADWDRLHGEDPYNRTRQELASRFAREAWRHHRPRGGLLDPLTPKARLVLVLRLYEGVAEEQTAALLGLPVDRVRAICNRSVATMGDPRGPTPRRRTGRWTPGPLGAAP; encoded by the coding sequence GTGCGAGAGCGGCAGGCGGGTCCTCAGCGGCGCCGCGCCCAGGAGTTCGAGGCCTTCGTGGCGGGCGCGGCCGGCCGCCTGCTGCACACTGCCACGCTGCTCACCGCCGAACCCTCGCAGCCGCCCGGGAGCAACGAACGGGCGCTGCGTCTGCTGACCGCCGCGCTGGCCCGTACATACGCGGACTGGGACCGGCTGCACGGCGAGGATCCGTACAACCGCACCCGGCAGGAGCTGGCCTCCCGGTTCGCCCGGGAGGCATGGCGGCACCACCGGCCGCGCGGCGGCCTGCTGGACCCGCTGACCCCGAAAGCACGGCTGGTCCTCGTACTGCGCCTGTACGAGGGTGTCGCGGAGGAGCAGACCGCCGCGCTGCTGGGACTTCCGGTGGACCGGGTCCGGGCGATCTGCAACCGCTCGGTGGCCACCATGGGCGACCCGCGGGGACCCACCCCTCGGCGCCGGACCGGACGATGGACCCCGGGGCCGCTGGGGGCCGCGCCGTGA
- a CDS encoding cystathionine gamma-synthase, which translates to MSDQHSFETLAIHAGNTADPLTGAVVPPIYQVSTYKQDGVGGLRGGYEYSRSANPTRTALEENLAAIEGGRRGLAFASGLAAEDCLLRTLLHPGAHVVIPNDAYGGTFRLFAKVVKRWGVDFSVADTSDPAAVRAAVNDRTKVIWVETPSNPLLGITDIAAVADVARTAGARLVVDNTFASPYLQQPIALGADVVVHSLTKYMGGHSDVVGGALIAADAGLGEELAYHQNAMGAVAGPFDSWLVLRGIKTLPVRMDRHSENAAKVAELLTRHPKVTQVLYPGLPEHPGHEIAAKQMKAFGGMVSFRVEGGEEAAVEVCNRTKLFTLGESLGGVESLVEHPGRMTHASVAGSALEVPADLVRLSVGIESADDLLADLKQALG; encoded by the coding sequence ATGAGCGACCAGCACAGCTTCGAGACCCTCGCGATCCACGCGGGAAACACCGCCGATCCCCTCACCGGCGCCGTTGTTCCGCCCATCTATCAGGTGTCCACGTACAAGCAGGACGGCGTCGGCGGGCTCCGCGGCGGCTACGAGTACAGCCGCAGCGCCAACCCGACGCGCACCGCACTGGAGGAGAACCTTGCGGCCATCGAGGGCGGCCGCCGCGGTCTCGCCTTCGCGTCCGGGCTCGCGGCGGAGGACTGCCTGCTGCGTACGCTGCTGCACCCCGGCGCCCATGTCGTCATCCCGAACGACGCGTACGGCGGCACCTTCCGGCTCTTCGCCAAGGTGGTCAAGCGGTGGGGCGTCGACTTCTCCGTCGCGGACACCTCCGACCCGGCGGCGGTCCGGGCCGCGGTCAACGACCGTACGAAGGTCATCTGGGTGGAGACGCCGTCCAACCCGCTGCTCGGCATCACCGACATCGCGGCCGTCGCGGACGTGGCCCGCACCGCGGGTGCCCGGCTGGTCGTCGACAACACCTTCGCCAGCCCCTATCTGCAGCAGCCGATCGCGCTCGGCGCGGACGTCGTCGTGCACTCGCTGACCAAGTACATGGGCGGCCACTCGGACGTCGTCGGCGGCGCGCTGATCGCCGCGGACGCGGGGCTCGGCGAGGAACTGGCGTACCACCAGAACGCGATGGGCGCGGTCGCCGGACCGTTCGACTCCTGGCTGGTGCTGCGCGGCATCAAGACGCTGCCGGTCCGGATGGACCGGCACAGCGAGAACGCCGCCAAGGTCGCCGAGCTGCTGACCCGGCACCCCAAGGTGACCCAGGTCCTCTATCCGGGGCTGCCGGAGCACCCGGGGCACGAGATCGCCGCCAAGCAGATGAAGGCGTTCGGCGGCATGGTGTCGTTCCGCGTCGAGGGCGGCGAGGAGGCGGCGGTCGAGGTCTGCAACCGGACGAAGCTGTTCACGCTCGGCGAGTCCCTCGGCGGCGTCGAGTCCCTGGTGGAGCACCCGGGCCGGATGACGCACGCCTCGGTGGCCGGCTCGGCGCTGGAGGTGCCGGCCGACCTGGTCCGGCTGTCCGTCGGCATCGAGTCCGCGGACGACCTGCTGGCCGACCTGAAGCAGGCGCTCGGCTAG
- a CDS encoding M48 family metallopeptidase: protein MGPTLRAARALVLLAGFYLLSLVLLAALGALDWAAFTWTTGSVAAKLFILSVVLAIPIVRGMFMLRTPKDDGPTGLPVDDTREPRLWAAVRDIAQQVGTRAPDEIVLNGDVNAAVSEDARFLGLVGGRRRLYLGLPLMAGLSEAQLRSVLAHEMGHYGNSDTRLSAITARGRIQVVRTIAHFQERAGRTVAKEQARQEKKAAKAVAKGKKAKEIDTGGAGLSYRAMAAVYTAYAKFYIRATLSGARREELAADVAAARIAGRDATASALRELPALDAAHGFYMNAYATLGVDAGMLPPPGQVFGGVRHLLAARKDELDEMRGSLPSEPSSPYDSHPPIAERVARIEALPDDGRASEPVEPSLGLLADAERTLAAVEESVLTPEALRLRRVDWPELVHESMTVYAEQSAKGFSAVVGEVTGSDGSLTATLDAIDAGALWQIADRLPKSDEARAATGRAAREFARPRLRAGLLQLTGGDFVRQGRARWQLSWTDSATLKLPEGYEETLPAALDAAVADVPDTEPLRKLLAP, encoded by the coding sequence ATGGGCCCAACTCTGCGCGCCGCCCGCGCTCTTGTCCTGCTTGCCGGCTTCTATCTGCTGAGCCTCGTCCTGCTCGCCGCCCTCGGCGCCCTGGACTGGGCCGCGTTCACGTGGACGACGGGCAGCGTCGCCGCGAAACTGTTCATCCTCAGCGTCGTGCTGGCGATCCCGATCGTGCGGGGCATGTTCATGCTGCGTACGCCGAAGGACGACGGCCCGACCGGGCTGCCGGTCGACGACACCCGGGAGCCCCGGCTCTGGGCCGCCGTCCGCGACATCGCCCAGCAGGTCGGCACCCGTGCCCCCGACGAGATCGTGCTCAACGGCGATGTGAACGCCGCGGTCAGCGAGGACGCCAGGTTCCTCGGCCTGGTCGGCGGCAGGCGCCGGCTCTACCTCGGCCTGCCGCTGATGGCCGGACTGTCCGAGGCCCAGCTGCGCTCCGTGCTCGCCCATGAGATGGGCCATTACGGCAACTCCGACACCCGCCTCTCCGCGATCACCGCACGCGGTCGCATCCAGGTGGTCCGCACCATCGCCCACTTCCAGGAGCGGGCGGGCCGGACCGTCGCCAAGGAGCAGGCGCGCCAGGAGAAGAAGGCGGCGAAGGCCGTTGCCAAGGGCAAGAAGGCCAAGGAGATCGACACCGGCGGTGCGGGTCTCTCGTACCGCGCGATGGCGGCGGTCTACACGGCGTACGCGAAGTTCTACATCCGTGCCACGCTCTCCGGAGCCCGCCGTGAGGAGCTCGCCGCCGATGTCGCCGCGGCCAGGATCGCTGGCCGTGACGCGACCGCGTCCGCGCTGCGCGAGCTCCCGGCGCTCGACGCCGCCCACGGCTTCTACATGAACGCGTACGCCACGCTCGGCGTCGATGCCGGGATGCTGCCGCCGCCCGGCCAGGTCTTCGGCGGCGTACGGCACCTGCTGGCCGCCCGCAAGGACGAGCTGGACGAGATGCGCGGCTCCCTGCCGTCCGAGCCGTCCTCCCCTTACGACTCGCACCCGCCGATCGCGGAGCGCGTCGCCCGGATCGAGGCACTGCCGGACGACGGGCGCGCTTCGGAGCCCGTGGAGCCGTCGCTGGGCCTGCTCGCCGACGCCGAGCGGACGCTCGCCGCCGTCGAGGAGTCGGTGCTGACCCCGGAGGCACTGCGGCTGCGCCGGGTCGACTGGCCGGAGCTGGTGCACGAGTCGATGACGGTGTACGCCGAGCAGTCGGCGAAGGGGTTCAGCGCGGTGGTCGGCGAGGTGACCGGCAGCGACGGCTCGCTGACTGCCACACTCGACGCGATCGACGCGGGTGCGCTGTGGCAGATCGCCGACCGCCTCCCCAAGTCCGACGAGGCCCGCGCCGCGACCGGCCGCGCGGCCCGCGAGTTCGCCAGGCCCCGGCTGCGCGCCGGACTGCTGCAGCTGACCGGCGGCGACTTCGTACGGCAGGGGCGGGCCCGCTGGCAGCTGTCCTGGACCGACTCCGCGACACTGAAGCTGCCCGAAGGGTACGAGGAGACGCTCCCGGCGGCGCTGGACGCGGCGGTGGCGGACGTGCCGGACACCGAACCGCTGCGCAAACTGCTCGCCCCCTAG
- the msrA gene encoding peptide-methionine (S)-S-oxide reductase MsrA: MAAQTQRAVLAGGCFWGMQDLIRRQPGVSATRVGYTGGDVPNATYRNHGTHAEAIEILFDPETTDFRAILELFFQIHDPSTKNRQGNDIGLSYRSAIYYVDDEQKRIAEDTIADVDASGLWPGKVVTEVEPVGPFWEAEPEHQDYLERYPEGYTCHFPRPGWRLPARAEG, encoded by the coding sequence ATGGCGGCGCAGACGCAGAGGGCCGTGCTGGCGGGCGGATGCTTCTGGGGGATGCAGGACCTGATCCGCCGGCAGCCGGGCGTGAGCGCGACTCGGGTCGGATACACCGGCGGTGACGTGCCGAACGCGACGTACCGTAACCATGGCACGCACGCGGAGGCCATTGAGATCCTTTTCGACCCCGAGACGACCGACTTCCGCGCGATCCTGGAGTTGTTCTTCCAGATCCACGACCCGAGCACCAAGAACCGTCAGGGCAACGACATCGGCCTCAGCTACCGCTCGGCGATCTATTACGTGGATGACGAGCAGAAGCGGATCGCCGAGGACACGATCGCGGATGTGGACGCCTCCGGACTGTGGCCGGGCAAGGTCGTCACCGAGGTCGAGCCGGTCGGCCCCTTCTGGGAGGCCGAGCCCGAGCACCAGGACTACCTGGAGCGTTACCCGGAGGGTTACACCTGCCACTTCCCGCGTCCGGGATGGCGGCTGCCCGCCCGCGCGGAGGGCTGA
- a CDS encoding BTAD domain-containing putative transcriptional regulator: MEFQLLGPFEARHEGRPVLVGSRRQERCLLSILLLQAGQVVTTARLIDLLWNGAAPPSARGTVHTYIGRLRARLTPHGLYVETRHDGYTVDPGAHVIDAQEFLTLVRQAAVTGDPGERVRRYDQALGLWRGPLLADVVDDELRDRLGGRLGELRLSALEQRAEAQLTMGLHERVVADLTPLAQELPGRERLVVAQMTALYRSGRQADALQLYRHTRQVLVTELGIEPGTELMTLHDRILQGDPRLDRPAAPLYAVRVGEEWLPWSTSGHPALEFCNTYAGWGGPGLPGSDWLRSYSTLAVWAGHMDLAEDHLVARLLKQAQQHPDEATAALDEARGFRTNLYACLTDPEDARAFKAVAGLAQDAARTSVFTRGEDGLAHWRLSPAAGLRLPVLATARSAAELLADPRRLTIRTCPSEDCGWLFLDQGGRRRWCSLATCGSRRQQAVGA; the protein is encoded by the coding sequence ATGGAGTTCCAACTGCTCGGTCCGTTCGAGGCCCGCCATGAGGGCCGGCCCGTCCTGGTGGGCAGCCGCCGCCAGGAGCGGTGCCTGCTGTCGATCCTCCTGCTGCAGGCGGGCCAGGTCGTGACGACCGCACGCCTCATCGATCTGCTGTGGAACGGCGCTGCGCCCCCCTCGGCCCGCGGCACCGTCCACACCTACATCGGCAGGCTGCGAGCCCGCCTCACACCGCATGGGCTGTACGTCGAGACCCGGCACGACGGCTACACCGTGGATCCCGGCGCCCATGTGATCGACGCGCAGGAGTTCCTCACCCTCGTCCGGCAGGCCGCCGTCACCGGCGATCCCGGGGAGCGGGTGCGCCGCTACGACCAGGCGCTGGGGCTCTGGCGTGGCCCGCTGCTCGCCGACGTGGTCGACGACGAGCTGCGCGACCGGCTCGGCGGCCGGCTGGGTGAGCTGCGCCTGTCCGCTCTGGAGCAGCGGGCCGAGGCCCAGCTCACCATGGGGCTGCACGAACGGGTCGTGGCGGATCTGACGCCACTGGCCCAGGAACTTCCGGGGCGTGAACGGCTCGTCGTCGCCCAGATGACCGCCCTGTACCGCAGCGGCCGCCAGGCCGATGCCCTCCAGCTCTACCGGCATACGCGTCAGGTGCTGGTGACCGAGCTGGGCATCGAGCCGGGCACCGAGCTGATGACGCTGCACGACCGGATCCTGCAGGGTGACCCCCGGCTGGACCGGCCGGCCGCGCCCCTGTACGCGGTGCGGGTCGGCGAGGAGTGGCTGCCGTGGAGCACGAGCGGGCATCCGGCGCTGGAATTCTGCAACACCTACGCAGGCTGGGGCGGCCCCGGTCTGCCCGGCTCGGACTGGCTGCGCAGTTACTCCACACTCGCCGTGTGGGCCGGTCACATGGACCTGGCGGAGGACCATCTCGTCGCCCGACTGCTCAAGCAGGCGCAACAGCACCCCGACGAGGCCACCGCCGCCCTGGACGAGGCCCGCGGGTTCCGTACGAACCTGTACGCCTGCCTGACCGATCCGGAGGACGCCCGCGCCTTCAAGGCGGTGGCAGGCCTCGCGCAGGACGCCGCCAGGACATCCGTGTTCACGCGGGGCGAGGACGGCCTGGCACATTGGCGCCTGTCCCCCGCCGCCGGCTTGCGGCTGCCCGTCCTCGCCACGGCCCGCAGCGCCGCGGAACTGCTCGCTGATCCGCGACGCCTCACGATCCGCACCTGCCCCAGCGAGGACTGCGGCTGGCTGTTCCTCGACCAGGGCGGTCGGCGACGGTGGTGCAGCCTGGCCACCTGCGGCAGCAGACGTCAGCAGGCCGTCGGCGCGTAG
- a CDS encoding YrdB family protein, giving the protein MTGRPWWAANEVLAFVMELAALACLSWWGFHAGGDSPTLKLLLAFAIPALAVALWGLFAAPRARIRLPLAGVLAVKAVVLGGGAFGLYRVGHPAAAVALAVVMVANTGLAETFRHKPAPGKPHHPRPRADEAAEHDG; this is encoded by the coding sequence CTGACCGGGCGCCCCTGGTGGGCGGCCAACGAAGTCCTTGCGTTCGTAATGGAGTTGGCGGCGCTGGCCTGTCTGTCCTGGTGGGGCTTCCACGCCGGTGGCGACAGTCCGACCCTGAAACTGCTGCTGGCCTTCGCAATCCCCGCGCTCGCCGTCGCCCTGTGGGGGCTCTTCGCCGCGCCACGCGCCCGGATCCGGCTGCCGCTGGCGGGCGTCCTCGCGGTCAAAGCCGTGGTGCTGGGCGGCGGCGCCTTCGGGCTTTATCGGGTCGGCCACCCGGCGGCCGCGGTGGCGCTCGCCGTCGTGATGGTCGCGAACACCGGCCTGGCGGAAACCTTTCGGCACAAGCCGGCGCCCGGGAAGCCGCACCACCCCCGGCCTCGGGCGGATGAAGCGGCAGAACACGACGGATGA
- a CDS encoding DUF1330 domain-containing protein, which yields MTAYAIGHLHPAAHPGEEVLTYIERIQSTMDPFGGRFLVHGTQVEVVEGDWPGALVIIGFPDLAAARGWYESAAYQELLPLRTRNMAGDVVLVEGVGPEYDASATAAAMRAAAPPVIG from the coding sequence ATGACCGCGTACGCCATAGGCCACCTGCACCCCGCCGCCCACCCCGGCGAGGAGGTTCTCACGTACATCGAACGCATCCAGTCGACCATGGACCCGTTCGGCGGCCGGTTCCTCGTCCATGGCACCCAGGTCGAGGTCGTCGAGGGCGACTGGCCGGGCGCGCTCGTCATCATCGGCTTCCCCGACCTGGCGGCCGCCCGCGGCTGGTACGAGTCGGCCGCCTACCAGGAGCTGCTGCCGCTGCGGACGCGGAACATGGCGGGCGACGTGGTGCTCGTCGAGGGTGTCGGACCGGAGTACGACGCGTCGGCGACCGCGGCCGCGATGCGGGCGGCGGCCCCGCCGGTCATCGGCTGA